The following coding sequences are from one Microbacterium sp. SORGH_AS_0969 window:
- a CDS encoding glucose-6-phosphate dehydrogenase assembly protein OpcA: protein MIIDLPDTTVSAISKKLVSVREEGGAVALGRVLTLIIVTHHGAEEEVIEAANDASREHPMRVIAVLFGDEDEAPRLDAQIRVGGDAGASEVVVLRAHGAAGSNAESLVTGLLLPDAPVVAWWPADAPENPSRSAIGRIAQRRITDASSQEDPAAWVARLGEHYAPGDTDFAWTRLTRWREQLAAVLDQPPYEPVTAIEVKGAADSPSTALLAAWLGLKLEAPVDYTYLSEEEWATGIKSVRLTRESGNTLLERPEPAVAVLTQPGQPTHDLAFPRRTLRECLAEELRRLDPDVLYGRVITECAHLLRTADERSDA, encoded by the coding sequence GTGATCATCGACCTGCCCGACACCACCGTCAGCGCGATCTCGAAGAAGCTCGTCAGCGTCCGCGAAGAAGGCGGAGCCGTCGCTCTCGGGCGCGTCCTGACCCTCATCATCGTCACCCACCACGGTGCCGAGGAAGAGGTCATCGAGGCCGCGAACGACGCCTCGCGCGAGCACCCGATGCGCGTCATCGCCGTGCTCTTCGGGGACGAAGACGAGGCTCCCCGTCTCGACGCGCAGATCCGCGTCGGCGGAGACGCCGGCGCGAGCGAGGTCGTGGTGCTGCGCGCCCACGGCGCCGCGGGCTCCAACGCCGAGAGCCTGGTCACCGGGCTTCTCCTCCCGGATGCGCCCGTCGTGGCGTGGTGGCCCGCCGACGCCCCCGAGAACCCCTCGAGGTCGGCGATCGGGCGCATCGCGCAGCGGCGCATCACCGACGCTTCGTCGCAGGAGGATCCTGCCGCCTGGGTCGCCCGCCTGGGCGAGCACTACGCGCCCGGAGACACCGACTTCGCCTGGACGCGTCTCACGCGGTGGCGTGAGCAGCTCGCGGCGGTGCTCGACCAGCCCCCGTACGAGCCGGTCACGGCCATCGAGGTCAAGGGTGCGGCGGACTCCCCCTCCACCGCTCTGCTCGCCGCCTGGCTCGGCCTCAAGCTCGAGGCTCCCGTCGACTACACCTACCTGTCGGAAGAGGAGTGGGCTACCGGCATCAAGTCGGTCCGTCTGACCCGCGAGAGCGGCAACACGCTCCTCGAACGACCCGAACCCGCGGTCGCCGTGCTGACCCAGCCGGGCCAGCCCACGCACGACCTCGCGTTCCCGCGGCGGACGTTGCGCGAGTGCCTCGCCGAGGAGCTCCGTCGCCTCGACCCCGACGTGCTCTACGGCCGCGTCATCACCGAGTGCGCGCACCTTCTGCGCACGGCGGATGAGCGGAGCGACGCATGA
- the pgl gene encoding 6-phosphogluconolactonase has translation MSENGASKRVIIKRDPDTLADYVATRFVNRIVKRVAEGKRMHVCLTGGTMGGAVLRTAARDPRVAEIDWSLVHFWFGDERFVPRDSDDRNEKQAREAFLDRLDIPAANIHAVASSDEGLDLDAAAIAYADELAQFAPSDRSETGPWPSFDICFLGVGPDAHIASLFPDRSEISVTDRATVPVRDSPKPPSDRVSLTRPVINSSKRVWMVIAGADKAAALGLALAGASYRSVPAAGAKGRRRTAFFVDESAADQVPPQLIDREY, from the coding sequence ATGAGCGAGAACGGTGCGTCGAAGCGCGTCATCATCAAGCGCGACCCCGACACCCTCGCGGACTACGTCGCGACGCGGTTCGTGAACCGCATCGTCAAGCGTGTCGCCGAGGGGAAGCGCATGCACGTGTGCCTCACGGGGGGAACGATGGGCGGCGCGGTCCTGCGCACCGCCGCGCGCGACCCCCGCGTCGCCGAGATCGACTGGTCGCTCGTGCACTTCTGGTTCGGCGACGAGCGCTTCGTGCCGCGCGACTCCGACGACCGCAACGAGAAGCAGGCGCGCGAGGCGTTCCTCGACCGGCTCGACATCCCCGCCGCGAACATCCACGCTGTCGCGTCGTCGGACGAGGGTCTCGACCTGGATGCCGCCGCCATCGCGTACGCGGACGAGCTCGCGCAGTTCGCCCCCTCCGACCGCAGCGAGACCGGCCCGTGGCCCTCGTTCGACATCTGCTTCCTCGGTGTGGGGCCGGACGCGCACATCGCTTCGCTCTTCCCCGACCGTTCCGAGATCTCGGTGACAGATCGCGCGACGGTGCCCGTGCGCGACTCCCCCAAGCCGCCGAGCGACCGTGTGTCGCTGACGCGACCGGTCATCAACTCGTCGAAGCGGGTGTGGATGGTCATCGCCGGGGCCGACAAGGCCGCCGCACTCGGTCTCGCCCTCGCCGGCGCGAGCTACCGGAGCGTCCCCGCCGCGGGCGCCAAGGGTCGCCGCCGCACCGCGTTCTTCGTGGACGAGTCCGCCGCCGATCAGGTTCCCCCGCAGCTCATCGACCGCGAGTACTGA
- a CDS encoding RNA polymerase-binding protein RbpA → MATGGNAIRGSRVGAGPMGEQDHGFHADRVAVSYWDALGNETVRYFAAGIPDDEIPETIDSPHSGLPAGRDKNNPPALAKSEPYKTHLAYVKERRTDEEAASLLDDALQQLRERRGQ, encoded by the coding sequence ATGGCTACTGGCGGCAACGCGATTCGCGGCTCCCGGGTGGGCGCCGGCCCCATGGGTGAGCAGGACCACGGTTTCCACGCCGATCGCGTCGCGGTCTCGTACTGGGACGCCCTCGGTAACGAGACGGTGCGGTACTTCGCCGCCGGGATCCCGGACGACGAGATCCCCGAGACCATCGACTCACCGCACTCCGGCCTCCCCGCCGGCCGCGACAAGAACAACCCTCCGGCTCTCGCGAAGTCCGAGCCCTACAAGACGCACCTCGCGTACGTGAAGGAACGCCGCACCGACGAGGAAGCGGCGTCGCTCCTCGACGACGCGCTGCAGCAGCTGCGCGAGCGCCGCGGTCAGTAA
- the secG gene encoding preprotein translocase subunit SecG, which produces MQILEFVLQVLLGVTSLLLTLLILLHKGRGGGLSDMFGGGMSSALGSSGLAERNLNRFTIVLALVWFVTIVGLGLLTKFAEI; this is translated from the coding sequence GTGCAGATTCTCGAGTTCGTCCTGCAGGTGCTGCTGGGCGTCACCAGCCTCCTGCTGACCCTGCTGATCCTGCTCCACAAGGGTCGCGGTGGCGGTCTCTCCGACATGTTCGGCGGCGGGATGAGTTCCGCCCTCGGCTCGTCCGGACTCGCGGAGCGCAACCTCAACCGTTTCACGATCGTGCTCGCGCTGGTGTGGTTCGTCACCATCGTCGGCCTCGGTCTGCTGACCAAGTTCGCGGAGATCTGA
- the tpiA gene encoding triose-phosphate isomerase, which produces MAVTRTPLIAGNWKMNLDHLQAVAFVQKLHWTLKEAKHENGSVEVAVFPPFTDLRTVQTLLDADKIEFALGGQDLSAHDSGAYTGEISGQFLAKLNARYVIIGHSERRQFHNETDEVVAAKTQAALRHGLVPVICVGETSEDLEKFGASAVPVGQLEVALEGVASDADIVVAYEPVWAIGSGQAATPDQAQEVCAKLRAVVADKLGADAAARTRVLYGGSVKSNNIAAFMREPDVDGALVGGASLVVDEFAAIIRYQKHVGV; this is translated from the coding sequence ATGGCAGTGACCAGAACCCCCCTCATCGCCGGCAACTGGAAGATGAACCTCGACCACCTGCAGGCGGTCGCGTTCGTCCAGAAGCTGCACTGGACGCTGAAGGAAGCGAAGCACGAGAACGGCAGTGTCGAGGTGGCGGTCTTCCCGCCCTTCACCGACCTGCGGACCGTGCAGACTCTCCTGGATGCCGACAAGATCGAGTTCGCTCTCGGCGGTCAGGACCTGTCCGCCCACGACTCCGGTGCGTACACCGGTGAGATCTCGGGTCAGTTCCTCGCGAAGCTGAACGCGCGCTACGTGATCATCGGTCACTCGGAGCGCCGCCAGTTCCACAACGAGACCGACGAGGTCGTCGCGGCCAAGACCCAGGCGGCTCTCCGTCACGGTCTCGTCCCGGTGATCTGCGTGGGTGAGACGTCGGAAGACCTCGAGAAGTTCGGCGCGAGCGCCGTGCCCGTGGGCCAGCTCGAGGTCGCGCTCGAAGGCGTGGCATCCGATGCCGACATCGTCGTGGCGTACGAGCCGGTCTGGGCCATCGGCTCGGGCCAGGCGGCAACGCCCGACCAGGCGCAGGAGGTCTGCGCGAAGCTTCGCGCCGTCGTGGCAGACAAGCTCGGTGCCGACGCGGCAGCGCGCACGCGCGTGCTCTACGGCGGGTCAGTCAAGTCGAACAACATCGCCGCGTTCATGCGCGAGCCCGATGTGGACGGCGCCCTGGTCGGTGGAGCGAGCCTCGTCGTCGATGAGTTCGCCGCGATCATCCGCTACCAGAAGCACGTCGGGGTCTGA